The sequence GTTTCCTCGCAAACCACCGCGGCGCCGGCTGTTTCGATAATGTGGTGCAGCTTCCAGTTGGGAATAGCCATCGGGGTGCCGGTTACAAGAATACGCGGGGCCCCGGATGGAAATACCCCCTGCCCGGAGGCAATGCGTGCCTCGGCTTCCGCGGCCAGGGCTTCCGTTTTATCAATGAAGCGACGGGGATCGTCGTAAAAACTGACCTGGGTAACCAGCAGGGCATCCTTCCCGCTTATGGGCACCGGATCGGCCTTGCGGGTATGGTAAAGGCGTTCCAGTGCTTGACGCAGCCGGTTCTGGAGGCGGATTTCTTCCGCCAGCCTCTCGGGGGTCACCCGGCAGCCGGTTAACTCTTCTATTCTGGCCAGGAACAACTCGATCTCCCCGCGCCAGGCAGCCAGGTCCCGGGGCCGTTTCATCTGGGGCAGGTCCATTACGTAAACGGGAGCATATTCACCCAGGACTTCCCAGGCTTTCTTTTTGCCGTCGCAGGTGGTTTCGCCAATTAAGAGATCGCAGGACTGGAAATAGGGACAGGTACCGCTAAGGCGGGCACCTACCGACGCTTTAATCAGCGGGCAAAGGTTGCGGGGCAAAACCCTTTCCCCGTCGGGAACCCAGAACTGGGAGCCGCCGCACAGGCCGACGGCAACGGCTCCGGCGGCACGAATAATCTCCACGGGTACGAACACGCAAAAGGCCCCGCAAACTTTG is a genomic window of Desulfofundulus luciae containing:
- a CDS encoding double-cubane-cluster-containing anaerobic reductase, translated to MTDYRKLWSDLGMDLEKHDRLTSALPLIYEEVYLQQPDRPQAMEYFDLVVAEIHSLRIAELVEHRRRGGKVCGAFCVFVPVEIIRAAGAVAVGLCGGSQFWVPDGERVLPRNLCPLIKASVGARLSGTCPYFQSCDLLIGETTCDGKKKAWEVLGEYAPVYVMDLPQMKRPRDLAAWRGEIELFLARIEELTGCRVTPERLAEEIRLQNRLRQALERLYHTRKADPVPISGKDALLVTQVSFYDDPRRFIDKTEALAAEAEARIASGQGVFPSGAPRILVTGTPMAIPNWKLHHIIETAGAAVVCEETCTGTRFFEHQVDETGRTLEEQLQALAERYLKINCSCFTPNPGRLEDIFRLVEAYQVDGVIYYNLQFCHGYAVEYYAVEKALKARGIPVIKVETDYSEEDTGQLRTRVEAFLEMLR